The Couchioplanes caeruleus sequence GCTCGCCGGGGTGCACCGCCCCGACACCGGCACGCTCGTGGTCGACGGCGAGCGCACCGAGTTCGCCGGACCGGCCGACGCCAAGGCCGCCGGCATCGCCGTCATCTACCAGGAGCCCACGCTCTTTCCGGACCTGTCGGTCGCGGAAAACATCGCTATGGGCAACCAGCCGCTGACCCGGCTCCGGCAGATCGATCGCCGGGCCATGCACGTCAACGCCGCCCGGCTCTTCGCCCGCCTCGGCGTCCAGGTGGACCCCGCCCGCCCGGCGCGCGGCCTCTCCATCGCCGACCAGCAACTCGTCGAGATCGCCAAGGCGTTGTCCGCCGAGGCGCGGGTCCTCGTCATGGACGAGCCCACGGCCGCGCTCAGCGGCGTCGAGGTGGACCGGCTCTTCGCGGTCACCCGGGCCCTGCGGGACGAGGGCGCGGCCATCGTGTTCATCTCGCACCGGTTCGAGGAGATCACCGCCCTCTGCCAGCGGGTGACCATCATGCGCGACGGCCGGCACGTCTGCACCGAGCCGGTCGGCGAGCTCACCGTCGACGACATGATCCGGCGCATGGTCGGACGCGACCTGAGCACGCTCTACCCCAAGCAGGAAGCCACCATCGGCGAGACCGTGCTGGAGGTCGAGGGGCTAAGCCGGGAAGGGGTCTTCCGCGACGTCGGCTTCACCGTCCGGGCCGGGGAGATCGTCGCGCTCGCCGGCCTCGTCGGCGCCGGCCGCTCCGAGGTGATGCAGGCGGTCTTCGGCGTGGACCGCTACGACCGGGGAACCGTCCGCTTCCTGGGCCGCGGGCTCAAGCCGGGGTCCCCGCGCGCCTCGATGGCGGCCGGGATGGGGCTGGTTCCGGAGGATCGGCGCCAGCAGGGCCTGATCATCGAGCTGTCGATCGCCCGCAACGTGACGCTGCCCCGCTCCCGGGCCCTAGCGAGGCTGGGACTCCTCTTCGGCGGCGCGGAGCGGCGCGAGGCGGCGCACTGGACGCGGCAGTTGCAGACCAGGTTCGGCCGGCTCTCCGACCCGGTCGGCACCCTCTCCGGCGGCAACCAGCAGAAGATCGTGCTCGCCAAGTGGCTGGCGACCGGACCGAAGCTGCTCATCGTGGACGAACCCACCCGCGGCATCGACGTCGGCACCAAGGCCGAGGTCCACCGGCTGCTGTCCGCGCTGGCGGCCCGGGGCCTCGCCGTCGTCATGGTCTCCTCCGAGCTTCCCGAGGTGCTCGGCATGGCGGACCGCATCATCGTGCTGCGCGAGGGCCACGTCACCGCGCGGCTCACCCGCGCAGAGGCCACCCAGGAGGCCGTCATGTACGCCGCAACGGGCCAGCCGACATGACCGACTGCACCGAGGCGAACGCAGCCTCCGCCGACCTACGGCAGCGAGGCCGAGGGCCAGGAGGGCCTGTCCAGGAAGGAACGGTGGGCACCTGATGGCAGCCATCGCCACCGCCGGACCCTCCCGGCGCACC is a genomic window containing:
- a CDS encoding sugar ABC transporter ATP-binding protein, with amino-acid sequence MGAVLEVRDVTKSFGAVAAVQGVSFPLYAGEAHALVGENGAGKSTIVKMLAGVHRPDTGTLVVDGERTEFAGPADAKAAGIAVIYQEPTLFPDLSVAENIAMGNQPLTRLRQIDRRAMHVNAARLFARLGVQVDPARPARGLSIADQQLVEIAKALSAEARVLVMDEPTAALSGVEVDRLFAVTRALRDEGAAIVFISHRFEEITALCQRVTIMRDGRHVCTEPVGELTVDDMIRRMVGRDLSTLYPKQEATIGETVLEVEGLSREGVFRDVGFTVRAGEIVALAGLVGAGRSEVMQAVFGVDRYDRGTVRFLGRGLKPGSPRASMAAGMGLVPEDRRQQGLIIELSIARNVTLPRSRALARLGLLFGGAERREAAHWTRQLQTRFGRLSDPVGTLSGGNQQKIVLAKWLATGPKLLIVDEPTRGIDVGTKAEVHRLLSALAARGLAVVMVSSELPEVLGMADRIIVLREGHVTARLTRAEATQEAVMYAATGQPT